The Pontibacter pudoricolor genome contains a region encoding:
- a CDS encoding fumarate reductase/succinate dehydrogenase flavoprotein subunit, giving the protein MILDSKIPEGPLAEKWDKHKFNVKLVNPANKRKYDIIVVGTGLAGASAAATLGELGYNVKAFCFQDSPRRAHSIAAQGGINAAKNYQNDGDSIFRLFYDTIKGGDYRAREANVYRLAQVSVNIIDQCVAQGVPFAREYGGLLANRSFGGAQVSRTFYARGQTGQQLLLGAYSALNRQIAYGKVKMYPRTEMLDLVMVDGKARGIVVRNLITGKIESHSAHAVVLATGGYGNVFFLSTNAMGSNATAAWRAHKKGALFANPCFTQIHPTCIPVSGEYQSKLTLMSESLRNDGRVWVPKTVEIAQRLRKGEIRVSDIKEEDRDYYLERKYPAFGNLVPRDVASRNAKLMCDEGRGVGASGLAVFLDFADAIKREGQPAIAAKYGNLFEMYEKITDENPYENPMRIYPAVHYTMGGLWVDYNLMTNIPGLYATGECNFSDHGANRLGASALMQGLADGYFVIPYTIGDYLAQNPTTKVTTDHPAFKEAEQAVIAKNNQLLSINGTRTVDDFHKQLGHIMWDYCGMARNAEGLQFAKGEIRKLREEFWRDVKVVGVNEELNITLEKANRVADFLELGELMVEDALQRNESCGGHFREEYQTPENEALRDDENYAYVAAWEFTGVGNEPVLHKEELKFENVKLTQRSYK; this is encoded by the coding sequence ATGATATTAGATTCTAAAATCCCTGAAGGGCCATTGGCTGAAAAATGGGACAAGCATAAATTTAATGTGAAGCTGGTTAACCCGGCCAACAAACGTAAATACGATATTATAGTAGTAGGAACCGGTCTTGCCGGTGCATCTGCTGCTGCAACCCTTGGCGAACTGGGCTACAATGTAAAAGCATTCTGCTTCCAGGATTCTCCTCGCCGCGCGCACTCTATTGCGGCACAGGGTGGTATAAACGCTGCTAAAAACTACCAGAACGATGGTGACTCTATTTTCCGTCTGTTCTATGATACTATAAAAGGTGGTGACTACCGTGCGCGTGAAGCAAACGTTTACCGCCTGGCACAGGTGTCTGTTAATATTATTGACCAGTGCGTTGCGCAGGGTGTTCCTTTCGCACGTGAGTACGGCGGTCTGCTTGCAAACCGTTCGTTCGGTGGTGCGCAGGTATCGCGTACGTTCTACGCCCGTGGCCAAACCGGACAGCAGCTGTTATTAGGTGCCTATTCAGCGCTTAACCGCCAGATCGCTTACGGCAAAGTAAAAATGTACCCGCGCACCGAAATGCTTGACCTGGTTATGGTGGATGGCAAAGCGCGTGGTATAGTTGTTCGTAACCTGATCACAGGTAAAATAGAATCACATAGCGCGCACGCTGTAGTACTGGCAACAGGTGGTTACGGTAACGTATTCTTCCTTTCTACTAACGCCATGGGCTCTAACGCTACGGCAGCCTGGAGAGCACATAAGAAAGGTGCTTTGTTTGCTAACCCTTGCTTTACACAGATCCACCCTACCTGTATCCCGGTTTCAGGCGAGTACCAGTCTAAGCTTACGCTGATGTCTGAGTCGCTTCGTAACGACGGCCGTGTATGGGTTCCTAAAACAGTTGAGATCGCACAGCGTCTTCGTAAAGGCGAAATCAGAGTTAGCGATATCAAAGAAGAAGACAGAGATTACTATTTAGAGCGTAAGTACCCTGCTTTCGGTAACCTGGTTCCCCGCGACGTGGCTTCGCGTAACGCCAAGCTGATGTGCGACGAAGGCCGTGGTGTTGGTGCTTCCGGTCTTGCCGTATTCCTTGACTTTGCCGATGCTATTAAACGCGAAGGTCAGCCAGCGATTGCTGCGAAATATGGTAACCTGTTTGAGATGTATGAAAAAATCACGGACGAGAACCCATACGAAAACCCAATGCGTATTTACCCGGCTGTGCACTATACTATGGGTGGCCTTTGGGTAGACTATAACCTGATGACCAACATCCCGGGTTTATATGCTACCGGTGAATGTAACTTCTCTGACCACGGCGCCAACCGCCTGGGTGCTTCTGCACTAATGCAGGGCCTTGCTGATGGTTACTTCGTGATTCCTTATACTATAGGTGACTACCTGGCTCAGAACCCAACTACTAAAGTAACTACTGACCACCCTGCCTTTAAAGAAGCTGAGCAGGCTGTAATAGCTAAAAATAACCAGCTGCTTTCTATCAACGGTACCCGTACCGTAGATGATTTCCATAAGCAACTTGGGCATATTATGTGGGATTACTGTGGTATGGCCCGAAACGCAGAAGGTCTTCAGTTTGCAAAAGGAGAAATCCGTAAGCTGCGTGAAGAGTTCTGGAGAGATGTGAAGGTTGTTGGTGTAAACGAAGAACTGAACATCACTTTAGAAAAAGCCAACCGTGTAGCCGACTTCCTGGAACTTGGTGAACTGATGGTAGAAGATGCACTGCAACGCAATGAATCCTGTGGTGGTCACTTCCGTGAAGAATACCAGAC